The following coding sequences lie in one Pararge aegeria chromosome 25, ilParAegt1.1, whole genome shotgun sequence genomic window:
- the LOC120634795 gene encoding uncharacterized protein LOC120634795 isoform X2, with the protein MSSKEVQKRWRSIRDSYTKAFRQGKCPAPEQCAPGSKRYQYHRQMSFLLRALQSKKPRYSQDKYESYSEISNSPQHPPPEDMPRIKHEVLDKPLDLKTKPEPEKPGTHDKCNQATMAEKKLEIKIDANAILPDDHFDDDKLFMNSLLPLFKKMDDDTRLLCRIEVLKIIRYALQGHKFFEAIKIAEDSFFKNRMSDILTKEEAVDTMNAPKAIESKLSMTTRSADGSRPIRKRRTRSPSPLPMPPKRRGPGRPRKVRPPPSDSDEEQLSKKRFPRLKVPPVDVSLASEEDSFNKATSVAQLSTPLFMKMYNLERTKFAPVTSSPQNLQISIKTEPLESGPPPVYSPI; encoded by the exons GTAAAGAGGTGCAGAAAAGATGGCGCTCGATCCGGGATTCGTACACAAAAGCGTTCCGTCAAGGCAAGTGTCCAGCGCCCGAACAGTGTGCTCCGGGCAGCAAGCGGTACCAGTACCACCGCCAGATGTCGTTCCTGCTGCGTGCTCTGCAGAGCAA GAAACCCCGTTACTCCCAAGACAAATACGAATCGTACTCCGAGATATCCAACTCACCCCAGCACCCGCCCCCTGAAGACATGCCGCGCATCAAGCACGAGGTACTCGACAAACCGCTTGACTTAAAAACCAAACCGGAACCAGAGAAACCGGGCACCCACGACAAATGCAACCAGGCGACCATGGCGGAGAAGAAGTTGGAGATTAAGATCGATGCGAACGCAATTCTACCTGATGATCACTTTGACGACGACAAACTGTTCATGAACTCCCTTTTGCCGCTGTTCAAGAAAATGGACGATGATACCAGGCTCCTTTGCAG GATCGAGGTACTAAAGATAATAAGGTACGCGCTCCAGGGCCATAAGTTCTTCGAGGCTATCAAAATAGCTGAGGATAGCTTCTTCAAGAACAGAATGAGCGACATCCTGACCAAGGAAGAAGCGGTGGACACCATGAACGCGCCAAAAGCGATCGAGTCCAAATTGTCCATGACCACACGCTCCGCTGACGGTAGCAGACCTATAAGGAAACGAAgg ACTAGATCGCCATCACCTCTACCAATGCCACCAAAACGACGAGGACCCGGTCGTCCTAGAAAA GTCCGACCTCCGCCATCAGACTCTGATGAGGAGCAGCTTTCGAAGAAGCGGTTCCCACGCCTCAAGGTGCCCCCAGTGGACGTATCGCTCGCTTCTGAGGAAGACTCCTTCAACAAAGCCACCAGCGTGGCTCAACTCTCTACGCCGCTGTTTATGAAG ATGTATAATCTGGAGCGCACCAAATTCGCTCCCGTGACGTCATCGCCGCAAAACCTTCAGATATCCATCAAGACCGAACCCTTAGAAAGCGGTCCCCCACCCGTCTATAgtcctatttaa